In Simplicispira sp. 125, one DNA window encodes the following:
- a CDS encoding SDR family oxidoreductase encodes MNHTVLITGCSSGIGAAAVQHFAAQGWNVAATLRNPASAHFEDGAGKVATFALDVTDQKSVDAAVAQAAERFGQIDVLINNAGYGLFGPFETATQEVIERQFQTNVFGVFAVTRAVLPHMRERASGVIINVASLTGLVAMPLYSLYAASKFAVVGFSESLSHELGPLGIRVKVFAPGAVATDFSGRSLVRTFEGDGGPYAQSIGKVMGVFAANRGTSNASTPEQLAQALYDAATDGSAQLRYVIGEDAKALMQTRKDIGEEALMGAMRQRFGLAG; translated from the coding sequence ATGAATCACACAGTTTTGATCACAGGTTGTTCCTCGGGCATCGGTGCGGCTGCGGTGCAGCACTTTGCCGCGCAGGGCTGGAACGTCGCCGCGACGCTGCGCAACCCCGCTAGCGCCCACTTCGAGGACGGCGCGGGCAAGGTGGCGACCTTTGCGCTTGATGTGACAGACCAGAAGTCAGTCGACGCGGCAGTGGCGCAGGCTGCGGAGCGTTTCGGGCAGATCGACGTACTTATCAACAACGCCGGCTACGGCCTGTTCGGCCCGTTCGAGACCGCCACGCAAGAGGTCATCGAGCGCCAGTTCCAGACCAACGTTTTTGGCGTCTTTGCGGTGACGCGCGCCGTGCTGCCGCACATGCGCGAGCGCGCCAGCGGCGTCATCATCAACGTGGCCTCGCTCACGGGCCTGGTGGCAATGCCGCTGTACTCGCTCTATGCGGCGTCCAAGTTCGCCGTGGTGGGTTTTTCAGAGTCGCTCAGCCACGAACTGGGGCCCTTGGGCATACGGGTGAAGGTGTTTGCCCCCGGCGCGGTGGCGACCGACTTTTCGGGCCGCTCGCTGGTGCGCACGTTTGAGGGCGACGGCGGCCCTTATGCACAATCCATTGGCAAGGTCATGGGCGTGTTTGCGGCCAATCGAGGCACCAGCAATGCCTCTACTCCTGAGCAACTGGCCCAGGCGCTGTACGACGCGGCGACCGATGGCAGCGCGCAGCTGCGCTATGTGATTGGCGAGGACGCCAAGGCGCTGATGCAAACCCGCAAGGATATCGGTGAAGAAGCCCTGATGGGTGCCATGCGCCAACGCTTTGGGTTGGCTGGTTGA